TTTGTCCGGTATCGGGAAGCCGGAGCCGTTGCGGTATCTGGGCTCTGATGTATGGTCTCGTCGAATCACGCAAGAGCATAGGTGTGTCTACGTCGTCAAGGTGGACAGGGTTGATTTTTTGCAGGCGCGATATCACTACGAAAAATAGGAGCGCCGAACTGACGGCGTTGCCAGCGACGAGTACGGCCAACAGCACCCCGTCCCGCCACGTTTTCTGGACCGAGATAGTTGACGGCTTTTTGGACAAGAAACGACCCCCGCGAGGGGGGGGCGAACCTGTCCAGAAACCTTCATGTTCAGGAAAGGATGGTTTAAAACTGGTATCCTATCCCTGCATCCATGCTGAAAAGATTCGTTTGGCTGGATGGCTCAAAGAAACCATACTTCAACTCTCCGCCAGTATAATTGAAGTGAGTGAAGCTTAATCCTCCATAAATATGCCATGGACCAGAGATTTTGTAATCAGCATCAACCCCTATTTTTTCCTGCCCTGAAGTCTTAAAAGAGGCGCTCCCAAGGTCAGGAAGACCAGCTAGATGAGGCGTCATGCCTGCGCCGACCATGGCAAGCCCCTCTAAATTTGCAGATAGGACGAGATCCGATGTCGCTGCGTATTGGAATAGTGCCCCAGCTCCAACAAGGCCAGAACTATAATCTTCCGTCTCGATTGCGCTAAGATGGCGATTCCAGTCCTGGTAACCCCCAGCGATATATGGGGTTAGCATAACTGACCTTGCAATAGTAAAGCCTTTACCTATTCTTGCTAAAACTCTATTTGTTGTTGCATCATCGGTTGTTTGAACGGGCTTGTGAGTTGCTAAATTGGCTCCATCATAGTGGATTCCGCCAGAATTAAACTGGTAGTTAACGGCAAAATAAATATTTGATGGGAGACTGCTGAAGTAGTTTCCCATCAAGCTATATTTGAACTCGAACCCAGGCATCCATCCAGATTCTGTGTCGGATGGGCTTGGAAGATTTTCTTGATAGTTCATTAACGTTCCGACAGCGGCAATGCCAACTTCATTATTAGCCGCCACTATGGAACTTTCCGCTCCTGAGGCAAAAGCTATTGCAGAGAAAGAACAGACTGCCAAACCAACCGCTGCGGCTACTGCTAATTTTTGCTTCATGTTTACCCCTCTGATTGACGGTCACGAAAGGGGAATTAGCATATCACAGGGTTCTGTCAAGCTTGTCCAAGTTCTACCACCCGCGACACCCGACACCCTGCCGGATTCCTTGGCGTTGCGGTGTCGCGCTAGTCGTCCATGCAGTCGATGCCATCCGCGCCAAGATACGCGAGCAGCCGAAACCAACGCAAATCCTCTGGGCAAAGGTCCGCTTGTTTGGCGAGCCGGCCCCGCATCTGACCATAACGGGCAACCGAACCCCGCGAATGAGCGATGCCGAGCGCGGAAACCAGCCCCGAAACATGGTGAGATGCACTTTCCGTAGGGAAGGCAAAGTCTCAGTGCGCGGCTGATTCGGGCTCGGCAATCTCGGTGAACTGGGCGAGTAAGTTCCCGTTCTCCCCTTGCAGATCGAGCAAGTTACCATGCCAGGAGAATGAGCGCGTTTGGTGTAGGGCAGAGGAAAAGGCCCTCTGCAGGCCTGCGTTGCTATCCAGACAGGCCATGCGCGTCGCTATCAGGGCAGGGAAACGCAAGGTATTCTCTGCGCCGAGTTTGACCTGCCCGGCAATCCGATTACAGCCATCCCAGCCGGACACGGAGCGTCCCGCGGGATCGAAGACCAGATAAGGGTTCTTGTCATTGGCATTTGCAACGATCTGGTAGCCTGGGAGCTTGCTCAGTACCCAGCGGTAACTGGCGTAGAGCGCTTGCGCGGAAGCCCGGTCGCTGACCTTGTCCAGCACCCAGCGCTTGCCCCCGATTTGCAGCGCTTTGCCCTCGCCGGTGAGCGGTACCAGCTTATTCTCCACGACCTGAAACTTTTCCCCGGTGCCGTTCGCCCCGGACAGCGCGATCTCGGACGCTCCTGGCAGCCAATGAAAACTTCCTTGACTGCGGAAGATGCCCCGCGCCTTGTTGCTTGCGTATTGGCGCGTCAACAGATAATGATCATCGCTGCGCAGACTGATGGTCATGCGGATGCCCGAACAGTCGGCGCAGGGCAGATTCCCTGCATAGCTGCCGGACCAGTCGAGGGCAGCTTTTGCAGTGCTCTCATCCGCGCGCTGGGGATGACTGCCCTGACCAGACTGCGCCACAGCAGCGCAACCTGCCAGCGTCAGGGGGAGCAGTAGGAAAAGGACGGTGGCGGAAAGCTTCATGGATGGTTCCTTGTCAGCAAAAAGTGAGCGTCGTCAGCGGTACGCCGCCAACCCTTCCGGCGGCGCCGGTGCAAACTGGAAGGGCCAGTAACTCGCAACGGCGAGTGGCTGCGAATATTCCGGATCATTGGTCAGTACCTGATATTGACGACCCACGTAGATGACCAATTTACCGTCGATATATTCCAAGACGGCACTGTTGCCACTGCTATCCGACAAGGACAGGTGCAAAGTGGTGAAGCGATCGGTGCCGGGGATGGGTGCCGAAAGCAAACAGACGGGATGCGTCTGCAGAGAGTGAAGGGCGTCCTGCACCGTCGCAAAGTTGTCGAGGAAATACTGTGCCCAGGCACTGATCGCCAGACGCTTTTCGTCGGCCGCGTTGAGCGAAGTGACGACGACGCTGCCGTAGCGTGAAGTCCATTCCGCTGAATTCTTGCCTGCTTACCCATTTTCTTTCAGGCCCGCGGGGGAGAGCCAGAAACGGGTGTTCATGGGATCTTTCCAGTGCATGCTGCGGCCTGTGATGGTCAGCCCATCCTCACCGTGGTGCAGCACCCGGGTACCGGCCTGTGCATCAGCTGTGGCGTGGCAAGCGAGAAACCGAGAAATAGGGCAAAACTCCTCCGCAAGGGCATGAAACTCTCCTTTTTGAAGTGCTCTTTTGAGGATACGCAAGAATCGGCAGAAGCAAAATCCTTTTTGTCGAGATCGCCGCGGGTTGTGCATCTGTCCTGAAAGCCTTCCTTGCGTTTCCCGTCTGGGAATTGTCGCGGGTCCGGTTTCATGGTGGAATGGCGCAAATTGCCGAAACACGCGCTACTGGATCTTCCGGAAATGAAAGTTCTCAAGTTCGGTTTGCTCGCACTGGCCTGCTGCATCGCTCCGACCGCCTGGGCGGATGCCCAGAATTCCCTGCCACAGGTGGAATTGCGGCTTGTGCAGAAATATACGGTTCCCAACAGCGAACTGATCGCGCAACTGCGGGCCACTGCTGAACAGCCGCAGGCGAGTAGTGCCGCCAGTGTGGTAAACGAAGACCTGCGCTGGGCAGAACGGCAATTAGCCGCCTACCCGCAGATCCACTGGCAGCTTGCGGGTTACAGTAGTAGTCGCCAGAGCGACAAAGACTGGCAGGTGGCGGGTGATCTGTCGCTGCGCGCCGATCCCCAAGTTCTGCTGCCGGTTCTGGCCACGCTGCAGTCCCGTCTGCAGCTGCACTCTCTGCAGTCGGAGGCCGCGGCTTCGGCCATTGCCACAGCGCAGCGGCAGGCCAGCACCGCGGTGCTGCATCGCTTTGTGGAGGACGCCCGCAATGCCTGCACGGCCTTGGGTTTGTCTTGGTCTGGCGTGGAGCGGGTCAGTATCCAGAGTGCTGTGCCGGTGCAGCCCATTGCCCCCGTCTTCTTGGCAGCAGAGCGAGCCGTACCGGCACCCGTGGAGATGGGGCACAGCGAAAGTCACGGCCAAATCGATTTGACGGGAACGGCATTTTGCAAAAAATAGTCTAGTATACGGACTTGGGACCGGTATTGGGTGGGCTTGGAAAAGTGATTACGCGGAATATCGACTGGCTGTCCCAATATCGTCAGGGTGGCAAGCTCCCTTCACCGAAAGGTGTATACCTGGAAGCATTGCGACTGCTGGAACAAGAGGAAGTCGACAATCGCGAACTGGTGCGGGTGCTGCAATCCGATCCAGCGACAAATGCTCGGCTGCTACAGCTCGCCAATGTCTCTATTCGCACGCGCTCTCGGCCCGTAGTTGCAGTCGCGGACGCAATTCTGGTGCTCGGGCAGGCGCAGATCAAACGTCTCATCTTGGCTTTGGCGCTGATTCAGTCAGCCACTCCGCGGGTAAGCGGCTTTGATTACGCGAGATTCTGGACCGTTTCGCTGCTTTCGGCGCTCGCCGTACAAGCACTGTCTGAGCAACTGGGTCAGGTCAATGCAGACGAAGTATTTGTCGTGGCGCTCTTGGCCAATGTGGGCGAGCTGGCCTTGGTGAGCCTGTTTTCCGAAAGCTATATGGAATTGCGTGGCAGGGTGCCACCACCCGAAGGTAACGCGCTGCTGCAAATGGAGCGCCAGCAGTATGGCATCGATCATGATGAATTGTCTTCCCTGCTGGTGGAAGAGTGGGGATTGCCGATGGTCTTCGTGGAAGCCATATTTCATCAGGCGCAGCCGGAGGAGTTGAGCTCTTTTCCCGACGCGGGTCGGTCGCTGTTACTGGCGCGGCTGCTGCGTTTTGGGGTGGGCATGGCGGAATTCTGCCTGCGTGATAACGCGCGCCGATCCGCTAGCGCAGTGCAAATGGCCGAGGAGATGATCAAGCTTGGTCTCGACACCGCGTCCGTCCGCGAGCAAGTGTCCCGCATCCTTTTGGCTTGGCCGCAGTGGCAGGGCCTGTTGCAAGAGGCGGCACCGGTGCTTGCAGAGCCGCTGGACTGGGAGCTCCTGATGGATCGAGAGCGAACTCCGGCGAGCGACTCCTCCCCGCTGCGGATCGCTTACCTGGCGATGGACGGCACTATGTCCGAGGAGTGCACGGAAAGTTTCTCGCGTCTTGGGCTGTCGCCACTGAAGGCAGATGTCAGTGATAGCGCAACTCTCGATTTGCTGGTCGTCGCCTACCAGCAAAATGAAGGGGAGTGGATCGCGACCCATTTACGCGGCCTGGACCCGGTCCTCGGGCCGTACATCCTGCTCGTTGGGGACAAGCTGGACGGGCAGAGTGAAAGTGAGCTGTTTCGCCTTGGAATTGATGCCTACGAACCCCAGTCTTTGTGCTCCGAAAATCTGCGAAAGCATTTGCAGTTGGCCCAGCGTCGCCGGGAGGCAAGGCAAAAATACCTGCATCGGCAGGAGCGCATGCGCAAATTCACCGGATCTTTGGCGGATGTCAATCGGGATCTGCGACAAGCGGCGCTCACCGACCCGCTTACCCACCTGCGGAATCGCCGTTACGCCGACGAGAGGCTGGCACAAGAGTGGTCGATAGCAGAACGCCACGATAAAAATCTCGCCCTGATGCTCTTGGATTTGGATAACTTCAAGCTGATCAACGATACCCAGGGCCACGACGTGGGCGACGAAGTATTGCAAAGGGTCTCGAGTATTCTCGACGCTTTTGCTCGCCACCAAGATATTCCCTGCCGAGTGGGGGGCGATGAGTTCCTGATCATTTGTCCAGACACCGACGCGCAAGGCGTCCAGGTGTTGGCGCGACGCATTTGCGCGCAGCTGGCCACGGCAGATGCTTGGACTGACTTGCAAGCGGATGTCTCAGTCAGTATCGGAGCGGCCAGCAGAGATACGCAGATGCGCTCTGCAAAGGACTTGCTCCAGGCCGCCGACCATGCACTTTTCGAGGCCAAACGGCTCGGGCGCAATCAAGCGGTACTTTTTGTGCGCTCCTGAGCGTCAGTCAGGCCGCGGCTGAAAACGACTTTCTGCCGCGAGCTTTTCCCATAGCTCCTTCTCTGCTGCACGGAGCTCTTTGGGGACAACAATCTGC
This sequence is a window from Acidithiobacillus sp. AMEEHan. Protein-coding genes within it:
- a CDS encoding Txe/YoeB family addiction module toxin is translated as MAQQRLAVFDPHFLEDLRHWIETDRKIAKRVLLLVEAILQDPLSGIGKPEPLRYLGSDVWSRRITQEHRCVYVVKVDRVDFLQARYHYEK
- a CDS encoding copper resistance protein NlpE N-terminal domain-containing protein, translated to MKLSATVLFLLLPLTLAGCAAVAQSGQGSHPQRADESTAKAALDWSGSYAGNLPCADCSGIRMTISLRSDDHYLLTRQYASNKARGIFRSQGSFHWLPGASEIALSGANGTGEKFQVVENKLVPLTGEGKALQIGGKRWVLDKVSDRASAQALYASYRWVLSKLPGYQIVANANDKNPYLVFDPAGRSVSGWDGCNRIAGQVKLGAENTLRFPALIATRMACLDSNAGLQRAFSSALHQTRSFSWHGNLLDLQGENGNLLAQFTEIAEPESAAH
- a CDS encoding linear amide C-N hydrolase, encoding MAISAWAQYFLDNFATVQDALHSLQTHPVCLLSAPIPGTDRFTTLHLSLSDSSGNSAVLEYIDGKLVIYVGRQYQVLTNDPEYSQPLAVASYWPFQFAPAPPEGLAAYR
- a CDS encoding SIMPL domain-containing protein (The SIMPL domain is named for its presence in mouse protein SIMPL (signalling molecule that associates with mouse pelle-like kinase). Bacterial member BP26, from Brucella, was shown to assemble into a channel-like structure, while YggE from E. coli has been associated with resistance to oxidative stress.) yields the protein MKVLKFGLLALACCIAPTAWADAQNSLPQVELRLVQKYTVPNSELIAQLRATAEQPQASSAASVVNEDLRWAERQLAAYPQIHWQLAGYSSSRQSDKDWQVAGDLSLRADPQVLLPVLATLQSRLQLHSLQSEAAASAIATAQRQASTAVLHRFVEDARNACTALGLSWSGVERVSIQSAVPVQPIAPVFLAAERAVPAPVEMGHSESHGQIDLTGTAFCKK
- a CDS encoding diguanylate cyclase, whose amino-acid sequence is MITRNIDWLSQYRQGGKLPSPKGVYLEALRLLEQEEVDNRELVRVLQSDPATNARLLQLANVSIRTRSRPVVAVADAILVLGQAQIKRLILALALIQSATPRVSGFDYARFWTVSLLSALAVQALSEQLGQVNADEVFVVALLANVGELALVSLFSESYMELRGRVPPPEGNALLQMERQQYGIDHDELSSLLVEEWGLPMVFVEAIFHQAQPEELSSFPDAGRSLLLARLLRFGVGMAEFCLRDNARRSASAVQMAEEMIKLGLDTASVREQVSRILLAWPQWQGLLQEAAPVLAEPLDWELLMDRERTPASDSSPLRIAYLAMDGTMSEECTESFSRLGLSPLKADVSDSATLDLLVVAYQQNEGEWIATHLRGLDPVLGPYILLVGDKLDGQSESELFRLGIDAYEPQSLCSENLRKHLQLAQRRREARQKYLHRQERMRKFTGSLADVNRDLRQAALTDPLTHLRNRRYADERLAQEWSIAERHDKNLALMLLDLDNFKLINDTQGHDVGDEVLQRVSSILDAFARHQDIPCRVGGDEFLIICPDTDAQGVQVLARRICAQLATADAWTDLQADVSVSIGAASRDTQMRSAKDLLQAADHALFEAKRLGRNQAVLFVRS